One segment of Bradyrhizobium sp. CB2312 DNA contains the following:
- a CDS encoding transglycosylase SLT domain-containing protein yields MAARLATLKIWQASCIAGALTATSLAALGQLAVPRPSTATPNVRVADAFSGIPLNVTTVLTNAGAAFPAPAIETKFDTGLSANAIVAAGFSAAARDSVPPSDVSTSPEPRLQVASLEATSPENSAKLQQDGPPVASPNPAEGKPSYLKYYVYSEIPPPEKPAKIALSALRDVPLGTPVQEIERAAEAFGVDVNFMKAVAKIESDFNPRQRTGSYIGLFQLSKFEFGKYGSGDILNPRDNAISAAYKFLSEAALFEIMTQKKPTLSDLYLIHQQGWEGAAQHISRPQRIAWKSMCATREGSEKGERWCKRAIWGNTLPAVKREWKSVDSLTSGAFVAMWRDRVDTLYARYPMLTAAAERAR; encoded by the coding sequence GTGGCCGCGCGGCTGGCGACGTTGAAGATTTGGCAAGCAAGCTGTATCGCCGGCGCGCTGACAGCGACTTCGCTTGCCGCGCTTGGTCAACTTGCGGTACCGCGCCCAAGCACCGCAACGCCGAATGTAAGAGTGGCTGATGCCTTCAGCGGCATCCCGCTGAATGTGACGACGGTCCTGACAAATGCCGGCGCCGCGTTTCCGGCCCCGGCCATCGAAACGAAATTTGATACAGGATTGTCGGCTAATGCGATTGTTGCGGCGGGATTCAGCGCCGCGGCGCGGGACTCGGTGCCGCCGTCCGATGTATCCACTTCTCCAGAGCCAAGGTTGCAGGTCGCCAGCCTTGAGGCAACATCGCCCGAGAACTCGGCAAAGCTACAGCAGGACGGTCCGCCCGTTGCTTCGCCCAATCCGGCCGAAGGCAAACCGTCGTATCTCAAATACTACGTCTACTCGGAAATTCCGCCGCCGGAGAAACCCGCGAAGATCGCCTTGTCGGCGTTGCGCGACGTTCCGCTCGGAACGCCCGTCCAGGAGATCGAACGTGCAGCCGAAGCGTTCGGTGTCGATGTCAACTTCATGAAGGCGGTCGCCAAAATCGAATCCGATTTCAATCCCAGGCAACGCACCGGCTCCTATATCGGCCTGTTCCAGCTGAGCAAGTTTGAGTTCGGCAAATACGGATCGGGCGACATTCTCAATCCTCGCGACAATGCTATAAGTGCGGCCTACAAGTTTCTCAGCGAGGCTGCGCTATTCGAAATCATGACGCAGAAGAAGCCGACCCTTTCCGACCTCTACCTGATCCACCAGCAGGGCTGGGAAGGAGCCGCCCAACACATCAGCCGTCCGCAGCGGATTGCCTGGAAGTCGATGTGCGCAACCCGGGAGGGCTCGGAGAAGGGCGAGCGATGGTGCAAGCGCGCTATCTGGGGGAACACGCTGCCTGCGGTCAAACGCGAATGGAAGTCGGTCGATAGTCTCACCTCGGGTGCGTTCGTGGCGATGTGGCGGGACCGCGTCGACACGCTCTATGCCCGCTATCCTATGCTAACTGCGGCGGCCGAACGCGCGAGATGA
- a CDS encoding helix-turn-helix domain-containing protein, whose product MPGFTCGLDATLRVIAGKWKPLILYFVAQGGPTRYGELRRSVRDVSDKMLIQQLKELESDGLVKRTDYKEVPPRVDYSLTPLGHSLAQALVPLCTWGTEHMAEVSRVFAERETWTRRGHPQTV is encoded by the coding sequence TTGCCCGGCTTCACGTGCGGCCTCGACGCAACCCTGCGGGTCATCGCCGGCAAGTGGAAGCCGCTGATCCTGTACTTCGTCGCGCAGGGCGGTCCGACCCGCTACGGCGAGCTTCGGCGGTCCGTGCGCGACGTCAGCGACAAGATGCTGATCCAGCAGCTCAAGGAGCTGGAGTCCGATGGTCTCGTGAAGCGAACCGACTACAAGGAAGTGCCGCCGCGGGTGGACTACAGCCTCACGCCTCTGGGCCACAGCCTGGCCCAAGCGCTGGTGCCGCTCTGCACGTGGGGCACCGAGCACATGGCTGAGGTCAGCCGGGTCTTCGCCGAGCGGGAGACCTGGACGCGGCGGGGACATCCACAGACTGTCTAG
- a CDS encoding SDR family oxidoreductase: MSRLHGKTAVVTGGGTGIGFGAAKRFVDEGAFVYLFGRRQEPLDAAVAQLGPSARAVRGSVTDLSDLDRLYAAVKAERGGLDILFANAGTGSFAPLGEITVEHYDQIFDVNVKGLVFTVQTALPLMTKGASIILTGSSTGVMGTPQFSIYSATKAAIRNLARSWAQDLRGTGIRVNVLSPGPTKTELALEVVGEEAFDALGNSTPIGRVGDPSETGAVAAFLASSDSSFMTGGEVFVDGGLAQV, from the coding sequence ATGAGCAGACTACACGGCAAGACGGCAGTGGTGACCGGCGGCGGAACCGGCATCGGATTTGGAGCGGCGAAACGGTTCGTCGACGAAGGCGCGTTCGTCTATCTCTTCGGGCGGCGGCAGGAGCCGCTCGATGCCGCCGTTGCGCAACTGGGTCCCTCGGCGCGCGCCGTCAGGGGCTCGGTGACCGATCTGTCCGATCTCGACAGGCTGTATGCGGCGGTGAAAGCCGAACGGGGCGGGCTCGATATTCTGTTTGCCAACGCCGGGACCGGATCGTTCGCGCCGCTCGGCGAGATCACGGTCGAGCACTACGACCAGATCTTCGACGTCAACGTGAAGGGGCTGGTGTTCACGGTGCAGACGGCTCTGCCGCTGATGACGAAGGGGGCGTCGATCATCCTCACCGGTTCGAGCACGGGGGTGATGGGGACGCCGCAGTTCAGCATCTACAGTGCGACCAAGGCTGCGATCCGCAATCTGGCGCGCAGCTGGGCGCAGGACCTGCGCGGCACCGGCATCCGCGTCAATGTGCTGTCCCCGGGGCCGACCAAGACGGAGCTGGCGCTGGAGGTCGTAGGCGAGGAAGCGTTCGATGCGCTCGGAAACTCTACGCCGATCGGGCGTGTGGGCGATCCCTCCGAAACAGGGGCGGTGGCCGCTTTCCTCGCATCCTCGGACAGCAGCTTCATGACGGGCGGCGAGGTCTTCGTTGATGGTGGCCTGGCGCAAGTCTGA
- a CDS encoding amidohydrolase family protein has translation MPKLKLPNIDDVVAIDIHTHAEEPCGTHPDDGYDDFQAQMAEYFKSPRKHPPTVPETAAYYRSKNIAAVIFPVDAERETGFRRYKNEEMLEIASDHLDVLIPFVSIDPHKGKLGAREARKLIEEYGVRGFKFHPTMQGFYANDRMAYPLYEEINNGGAIALFHTGQTGVGSGMPGGMGMRLKYSNPMYMDDVAADFPDLKIILAHPSFPWQEEALSVATHKPNVYIDLSGWSPKYFPPILVRYINSILQDKMLFGSDWPVITPDRWLSDFAKIEIRDEIRPKVLKANARKLLGI, from the coding sequence ATGCCAAAGCTGAAGCTGCCAAACATCGACGACGTCGTCGCCATCGACATCCACACCCATGCCGAGGAGCCCTGCGGCACCCATCCCGACGACGGCTATGACGATTTCCAGGCGCAGATGGCGGAGTACTTCAAGTCGCCGCGCAAGCATCCGCCGACCGTGCCGGAGACCGCGGCCTACTACCGCTCCAAGAACATCGCCGCGGTGATCTTTCCGGTCGATGCCGAGCGCGAGACCGGCTTCCGCCGCTACAAGAACGAGGAGATGCTGGAGATCGCCTCCGACCATCTCGACGTCCTCATCCCCTTCGTCTCGATCGACCCGCACAAGGGCAAGCTCGGCGCGCGCGAGGCGCGCAAGCTGATCGAGGAATACGGCGTGCGCGGCTTCAAATTCCACCCGACCATGCAGGGCTTCTACGCCAACGACCGCATGGCCTATCCGCTCTACGAAGAGATCAACAATGGCGGCGCGATCGCGCTGTTCCACACCGGCCAGACCGGCGTCGGCTCGGGCATGCCCGGCGGCATGGGGATGCGGCTGAAATATTCCAACCCGATGTACATGGACGACGTCGCGGCCGATTTCCCCGACCTCAAGATCATCCTCGCCCATCCCTCCTTCCCCTGGCAGGAAGAGGCGCTGTCGGTCGCGACCCACAAGCCGAACGTCTATATCGACCTCTCCGGCTGGTCGCCGAAATACTTCCCGCCGATCCTGGTGCGCTACATCAACTCGATCCTGCAGGACAAGATGCTGTTCGGCTCGGACTGGCCGGTGATCACGCCGGACCGCTGGCTGTCGGATTTTGCCAAGATCGAGATCCGCGACGAGATCCGGCCGAAGGTGTTGAAGGCGAACGCAAGGAAGCTGCTGGGGATCTAG
- the ykgO gene encoding type B 50S ribosomal protein L36, whose product MKVRNSLKSLRGRHRANRLVRRKGRVYVINKVQRRFKARQG is encoded by the coding sequence ATGAAGGTCCGTAACTCCCTGAAGTCGCTGCGCGGTCGCCATCGCGCCAACCGCCTGGTCCGCCGCAAGGGCCGGGTCTATGTGATCAACAAGGTGCAGCGCCGCTTCAAGGCTCGGCAGGGCTGA
- a CDS encoding tetratricopeptide repeat protein, with the protein MAVRFPFARTLCLALVLGTAGLAPALAQQVEPPPPPGKQKKLPEAPSKLPKVDRSKNLDFLFGALKAAPDEVSAKHVEARIWAIWIQTPSDTAALLMARAKTAVEAQKIDIAIKLLDSVIKLRPDYIEAWNRRATLYYMQNDYGRSLADIREVLIREPRHFGALAGLGMIMQEVGDEKRALEAYRKALAVNPHLEKIPEQVKALTEKVEGRDI; encoded by the coding sequence ATGGCTGTGAGATTCCCTTTCGCGCGCACCCTGTGTCTAGCCCTCGTGCTGGGAACCGCCGGGCTGGCTCCAGCCCTGGCGCAACAGGTCGAGCCGCCGCCCCCGCCCGGCAAGCAGAAGAAGCTCCCGGAGGCGCCTTCCAAGCTGCCGAAGGTCGATCGCAGCAAGAATCTCGATTTCCTGTTCGGCGCGCTGAAGGCTGCACCCGATGAGGTCAGCGCCAAGCATGTCGAGGCGCGGATCTGGGCGATCTGGATCCAGACCCCGAGCGACACCGCGGCGCTGCTGATGGCGCGGGCCAAGACCGCGGTCGAGGCGCAGAAGATCGACATCGCGATCAAGCTGCTGGACTCGGTCATCAAGCTCAGGCCCGACTATATCGAGGCCTGGAACCGGCGTGCCACGCTCTACTACATGCAGAACGATTATGGCCGCTCGCTCGCCGATATCCGTGAGGTGCTGATCCGCGAGCCCCGTCATTTCGGCGCGCTCGCAGGGCTCGGCATGATCATGCAGGAGGTCGGCGACGAGAAGCGCGCCCTCGAGGCCTACCGCAAGGCGCTCGCCGTCAATCCTCACCTCGAGAAGATCCCCGAGCAGGTCAAGGCGCTGACCGAGAAGGTCGAAGGCCGCGATATCTAG
- a CDS encoding alpha/beta hydrolase: MIVMSVVTALVLLALVTQAGILAVQRAFPPQGRMIEVEGATLHAFDIGPREAGLPIVMLHGASSNLEAMRRPLGDMLARDHRVILIDRPGHGWSTRARRQDSTPEIQARMIDEALGKLGIERAVLVVHSWSGALGARIALDHPSRVAGLVMLAPVTHPWRGGVGRYNQIIATPVIGPLLAYTITLPLGYFLAEPGARNVFLPQMMPDGFVQDSATPLLLRPREFIANAYDLVTLKEAVIAQAPRYGEIKVPVTIIAGEPDKTVKTSIHARPFAATVPNAKLIVLPDLGHMVQNAVPDLVKTEIEAMIGRIIPAQAVAD; the protein is encoded by the coding sequence ATGATCGTGATGTCAGTCGTGACGGCGCTGGTTCTGCTGGCGCTGGTCACGCAAGCCGGAATCCTGGCCGTGCAGCGCGCCTTTCCACCGCAGGGCCGGATGATCGAGGTCGAGGGCGCGACGCTCCACGCCTTCGACATCGGCCCCCGCGAGGCCGGTCTGCCGATCGTGATGCTGCACGGCGCGAGCTCCAATCTCGAAGCGATGCGGCGCCCGCTCGGCGACATGCTCGCGAGAGATCATCGCGTCATCCTGATCGACCGTCCCGGCCATGGCTGGAGCACACGCGCGCGGCGGCAGGATTCGACGCCGGAGATCCAGGCGCGGATGATCGACGAGGCCCTTGGCAAGCTCGGGATCGAACGCGCGGTGTTGGTCGTACATTCCTGGAGCGGGGCGCTCGGCGCGCGGATCGCGCTCGATCATCCGTCCCGCGTCGCCGGCCTCGTGATGCTCGCGCCCGTCACCCATCCGTGGCGCGGCGGGGTCGGCCGCTACAACCAGATCATCGCAACGCCCGTGATCGGGCCGCTGCTCGCCTACACCATCACGCTGCCGCTCGGCTATTTTCTCGCCGAACCCGGCGCGCGCAACGTGTTCCTGCCGCAGATGATGCCGGATGGTTTCGTGCAGGACTCCGCAACGCCGCTGCTGCTGCGCCCGCGCGAGTTCATCGCCAATGCCTATGATCTGGTGACACTGAAAGAGGCGGTGATTGCGCAAGCTCCGCGCTATGGCGAGATCAAGGTGCCGGTCACGATCATCGCCGGCGAGCCGGACAAGACGGTGAAAACCAGCATCCACGCGCGCCCGTTCGCCGCGACCGTGCCGAATGCGAAGCTGATCGTGCTGCCCGATCTCGGTCACATGGTGCAGAACGCCGTGCCGGATCTGGTGAAGACGGAGATCGAGGCGATGATCGGGAGAATAATCCCGGCGCAGGCGGTCGCCGACTAA
- the cycA gene encoding cytochrome c-550 CycA, with product MTKLTFGALMILTVTAAAPAAMAQDVAAGKSSFNKCLACHAIGEGAKNKVGPELNGLNGRKSGTAPDYSYSDANKNSGITWDEATFKEYIKDPKAKIPGTKMAFAGIKNENEINNLWSYVSQFDKDGKIKQ from the coding sequence ATGACAAAACTGACTTTTGGCGCACTGATGATCCTCACCGTGACCGCCGCCGCACCCGCCGCGATGGCGCAGGATGTCGCGGCCGGCAAATCGTCATTCAACAAATGCCTGGCCTGCCACGCGATCGGCGAAGGCGCCAAGAACAAGGTCGGCCCCGAGCTCAACGGCCTCAACGGCCGCAAGTCCGGCACCGCGCCGGACTACAGTTATTCGGACGCGAACAAGAATTCCGGCATCACCTGGGACGAGGCCACCTTCAAGGAATACATCAAGGACCCCAAGGCCAAGATCCCCGGCACCAAGATGGCGTTCGCCGGCATCAAGAACGAGAACGAGATCAACAATCTCTGGTCCTATGTCTCGCAGTTCGACAAGGACGGGAAGATCAAGCAGTAA
- a CDS encoding FAD-linked oxidase C-terminal domain-containing protein yields MAIMMPASDQAVLARRAEIVAALRAIVPGEGVIDTPAEMRAYESDGLTAYRQPPMVVVLPDTTEQVSLILKYCAGQGIKVVPRGSGTSLSGGALPLEDGVLLGLGKFKRIREIDFDNRVVVTEPGVTNLAISQAVAHAGFYYAPDPSSQIACSIGGNVAENSGGVHCLKYGMTTNNVLGCEIVLMSGEILRIGGKGCENSGYDLMGVITGSEGLLGVITEITVRILQKPETARALMVGFAQVEAAGECVARIIGAGIIPGGMEMMDKPAIHAAEAFVHAGYPLDVEALLIIELDGPKIEVDELITRVEAIANGCGSTTCQISTSEAERNLFWAGRKAAFPAVGRISPDYLCMDGTIPRGALPKALARIRELGEKYQLGCANVFHAGDGNLHPLILYDANKPGEIERAEAFGADILRACVEFGGVLTGEHGVGIEKRDLMPDMFTEIDLNQQQRLKCAFDAQGLLNPGKVFPTLHRCAELGRMHVHAGKLAFPDIPRF; encoded by the coding sequence ATGGCCATCATGATGCCTGCGAGCGACCAGGCGGTACTCGCGCGCCGCGCTGAGATCGTGGCTGCATTGCGCGCAATCGTGCCCGGCGAGGGCGTGATCGATACGCCTGCCGAGATGCGGGCCTATGAATCCGACGGGCTGACCGCCTACCGCCAGCCGCCGATGGTGGTGGTGCTACCGGATACGACCGAGCAGGTCTCGTTGATCCTGAAATATTGTGCCGGGCAGGGCATCAAGGTGGTGCCGCGCGGCTCGGGCACCTCGCTGTCAGGCGGCGCATTGCCGCTTGAGGACGGGGTGCTGCTGGGGCTCGGCAAGTTCAAGCGCATCCGCGAGATCGATTTCGACAACCGCGTGGTCGTCACCGAGCCCGGCGTCACCAATCTCGCGATCAGCCAGGCGGTCGCGCATGCCGGCTTCTATTACGCGCCCGATCCGTCCTCGCAGATCGCCTGCTCGATCGGCGGCAATGTCGCGGAGAATTCCGGCGGCGTGCACTGCCTGAAATACGGCATGACCACCAACAACGTGCTCGGCTGCGAGATCGTGCTGATGAGCGGCGAGATCCTGCGCATCGGCGGCAAGGGGTGCGAGAATTCCGGTTACGATCTGATGGGCGTCATCACCGGCTCCGAAGGCCTGCTCGGCGTCATCACCGAGATCACGGTGCGCATCCTGCAGAAGCCGGAGACGGCGCGCGCGCTGATGGTCGGCTTCGCGCAAGTCGAGGCGGCCGGCGAATGCGTCGCGCGCATCATCGGCGCCGGCATCATCCCCGGCGGCATGGAGATGATGGACAAGCCGGCGATCCACGCCGCGGAAGCCTTCGTCCATGCAGGCTATCCGCTCGATGTGGAGGCCCTCCTCATCATCGAGCTCGACGGTCCCAAGATCGAGGTCGACGAGCTGATCACGCGCGTCGAGGCCATTGCCAACGGTTGCGGCTCGACCACCTGCCAGATCTCGACCTCGGAGGCCGAGCGCAATTTGTTCTGGGCGGGCCGGAAAGCCGCGTTCCCCGCCGTGGGCCGCATCTCGCCGGACTATCTCTGCATGGACGGCACGATTCCGCGCGGCGCGCTGCCGAAGGCGCTGGCGCGCATTCGCGAGCTCGGTGAAAAGTACCAGCTCGGCTGCGCCAACGTGTTCCACGCCGGCGACGGCAATCTGCACCCGCTGATCCTCTACGATGCCAACAAGCCCGGCGAGATCGAGCGCGCCGAAGCCTTCGGCGCCGACATCCTGCGCGCCTGCGTCGAGTTCGGGGGCGTGCTCACAGGCGAGCACGGCGTCGGCATCGAGAAGCGCGACCTGATGCCGGACATGTTCACCGAGATCGACCTCAACCAGCAGCAGCGGCTGAAATGCGCCTTCGACGCGCAAGGCCTGCTCAACCCGGGAAAAGTGTTTCCGACCCTGCACCGCTGCGCCGAGCTCGGCCGCATGCATGTCCATGCGGGCAAGCTGGCCTTCCCGGACATTCCGCGGTTCTGA
- a CDS encoding putative quinol monooxygenase has protein sequence MNHYATQKSLSEAVDGGGLLVVAQWEAKPGEADKVAGILDRFLPEAQREDGVKLFLISRGKDNPAQFLFYELFRDEAAFKAHQESAHFKTCIAGEALPLLAKRERAQYGLL, from the coding sequence ATGAACCACTATGCCACGCAGAAATCCCTGAGCGAGGCCGTCGATGGCGGCGGCCTGCTCGTCGTCGCGCAATGGGAGGCAAAGCCGGGCGAGGCCGACAAGGTCGCAGGGATCCTCGACCGCTTCCTTCCCGAGGCGCAGCGCGAGGACGGCGTCAAGCTGTTCCTGATCTCGCGCGGCAAGGACAATCCGGCCCAGTTCCTGTTCTACGAGCTGTTCCGCGACGAGGCCGCGTTCAAGGCGCACCAGGAGAGCGCCCATTTCAAGACCTGCATCGCAGGCGAAGCGCTGCCGCTGCTGGCAAAGCGCGAGCGGGCGCAGTACGGGCTGCTGTGA
- a CDS encoding FAD-binding protein: protein MDTLRVRDAKDVEEVVRAAIANEQPLEIIGHGSKRSIGHAMATNAVLDVSALNAVTSYEPNELIVTLQAGAPLADVLSLIDAKNQQFAFEPMNTAPLLGTPAVGTIGGMIAAGLAGPRRIRAGGARDHLLGAHAVSGFGDSFKTGGKVVKNVTGYDLCKLLAGSWGTLSVMTEVTLKVMPKPEAERTLLLRGLEDAAANKAMTAALGSPFDVSAAAHLPKSAFRAKTEGLGDIAGQGEALTVLRLEGITASAAHRAGSLRELLAPFGTATLIEDAASTALWAAIRDVLPFAVGGALGAWPVWRIVCPPASGAALGTQLARETGGDVIYDWGGGLIWAALPPKGDAHAPIVRQRADAFGGHATLIRAAEDVRRDVDVFHPQAPGVAALSERVRASFDPKAILNRGRLRRGVAA from the coding sequence GTGGACACGCTCAGGGTCAGAGACGCCAAAGACGTCGAAGAGGTGGTGCGCGCGGCGATTGCCAATGAGCAGCCGCTCGAGATCATCGGTCATGGCAGCAAGCGCAGCATCGGCCACGCCATGGCGACCAACGCCGTGCTCGACGTCTCCGCGCTCAATGCCGTCACCTCCTACGAGCCGAACGAGCTGATCGTCACGCTCCAGGCCGGCGCGCCGCTGGCCGACGTGCTGTCGCTGATCGATGCCAAGAACCAGCAATTCGCCTTCGAGCCGATGAACACGGCGCCGCTGCTCGGCACGCCGGCGGTCGGGACCATCGGCGGGATGATCGCGGCGGGGCTCGCCGGCCCGCGCCGCATCAGGGCGGGCGGGGCGCGCGATCATCTGCTCGGGGCGCACGCCGTCTCCGGTTTCGGCGACAGCTTCAAGACCGGCGGCAAGGTGGTGAAGAACGTCACCGGCTACGACCTCTGCAAGCTGCTCGCGGGGTCCTGGGGCACGCTGTCGGTGATGACTGAAGTCACGCTGAAGGTGATGCCCAAGCCCGAGGCCGAGCGCACCCTGCTGCTGCGCGGGCTGGAGGATGCCGCCGCCAACAAGGCGATGACCGCGGCGCTCGGCTCGCCCTTCGACGTTTCAGCAGCCGCGCATCTGCCGAAATCGGCGTTCCGCGCCAAGACCGAGGGGCTCGGCGATATCGCCGGCCAGGGCGAGGCGCTGACCGTGCTGCGGCTCGAGGGCATCACGGCGTCCGCCGCCCACCGCGCCGGGTCCTTGCGCGAATTGCTGGCGCCGTTTGGAACCGCAACGCTGATCGAGGATGCGGCATCCACCGCGCTGTGGGCCGCCATCCGCGATGTGCTGCCGTTCGCGGTCGGCGGCGCGCTCGGCGCCTGGCCGGTCTGGCGGATCGTCTGCCCGCCGGCATCGGGCGCGGCGCTCGGCACGCAATTGGCGCGCGAGACCGGCGGCGACGTGATCTATGACTGGGGCGGCGGCCTGATCTGGGCCGCGCTGCCGCCGAAGGGGGACGCGCATGCGCCGATCGTGCGCCAGCGCGCGGATGCTTTTGGTGGACACGCCACGCTGATCCGGGCGGCCGAGGACGTCAGGCGCGATGTCGACGTGTTCCATCCGCAGGCGCCTGGCGTTGCTGCGCTGAGCGAGCGGGTGCGCGCCAGTTTCGATCCGAAGGCCATCTTGAACCGGGGACGCCTGAGGCGGGGCGTTGCGGCATGA
- the glcF gene encoding glycolate oxidase subunit GlcF: MKTEFSLAQLADPDIAEADKILRACVHCGFCTATCPTYVLLGDELDSPRGRIYLIKEMLEKDQAPTAEVVKHVDRCLSCLACMTTCPSGVNYMHLVDQARVRIEQRYERPLAERLLRQVLAFVLPDPQRFRISMWLARLARPLAVFLPTPRPSATPGLIQRLKAMLALAPDRLPAPGPAAGSVFAARGKKRGRVALLQGCAQQVLAPRINQAAISLLTRHGIEVVLVRDEQCCGALTHHLGNDHDALARARANVTAWQKEAAGEGLDAILVTTSGCGTVIKDYGYLLREDTAFAADAAKVSALAKDITEYVAGLGLESTARHDDIVVAYHSACSLQHGQKITGLPKELLSKNGFVVKDVPESHLCCGSAGTYNILQPELAGRLRDRKVANIASVKPDMIAAGNIGCMVQIASGTSVPVVHTIELLDWATGGSRPALNARV; this comes from the coding sequence ATGAAGACCGAATTCTCATTGGCGCAGCTTGCCGACCCCGACATCGCGGAGGCCGACAAGATCCTGCGCGCCTGCGTCCATTGCGGCTTCTGCACCGCAACCTGCCCGACCTATGTGCTGCTCGGCGACGAGCTCGATAGCCCGCGCGGCCGCATCTACCTGATCAAGGAGATGCTGGAGAAGGATCAGGCGCCGACCGCCGAGGTGGTCAAGCATGTCGATCGCTGCCTGTCGTGCCTGGCCTGCATGACGACCTGTCCGTCGGGGGTGAACTACATGCACCTCGTCGACCAGGCCCGGGTCAGGATCGAGCAGCGCTATGAGCGCCCCCTGGCCGAGCGGCTGCTGCGCCAGGTGCTGGCCTTCGTCCTGCCGGATCCGCAGCGCTTTCGTATCAGCATGTGGCTGGCGCGGCTGGCCCGCCCGCTCGCCGTATTCCTGCCGACGCCGCGGCCCTCGGCGACACCCGGCCTGATCCAGCGACTCAAGGCGATGCTGGCGCTGGCGCCGGACCGGCTGCCTGCGCCGGGGCCTGCCGCCGGCAGCGTGTTCGCAGCCCGCGGCAAGAAGCGCGGCCGCGTCGCGCTGCTCCAAGGCTGTGCCCAGCAGGTGCTGGCGCCGCGCATCAACCAGGCCGCCATCAGCCTGCTCACCCGCCACGGCATCGAGGTCGTGCTGGTGCGGGACGAGCAGTGCTGCGGTGCGCTGACCCATCATCTTGGCAACGACCACGATGCGTTGGCGCGGGCCCGCGCCAACGTCACGGCGTGGCAAAAGGAAGCGGCCGGGGAGGGGCTCGACGCCATCCTGGTGACGACCTCCGGCTGCGGCACCGTGATCAAGGACTACGGCTATCTGCTGCGCGAGGACACGGCGTTCGCCGCCGATGCGGCCAAGGTGTCCGCGCTCGCCAAGGACATCACCGAATACGTCGCCGGCCTCGGACTGGAATCGACTGCACGGCATGACGACATCGTCGTCGCTTATCACTCCGCATGTTCGTTGCAGCACGGGCAGAAAATCACGGGCCTTCCGAAAGAATTGCTTTCCAAGAATGGATTCGTGGTGAAAGATGTCCCAGAGAGCCATTTGTGTTGCGGCTCGGCGGGGACCTACAACATTCTCCAGCCCGAGCTTGCGGGCAGGTTGCGCGATCGCAAGGTCGCCAACATCGCAAGCGTCAAGCCGGACATGATTGCCGCGGGCAATATCGGCTGCATGGTGCAGATTGCCAGTGGCACGTCAGTTCCGGTCGTACACACGATTGAGCTTCTCGATTGGGCTACGGGCGGGTCGCGGCCGGCATTGAACGCGCGAGTTTGA
- a CDS encoding histone yields MAKAKKKKSKKAKKAKKVVAAKKTARKAAKKSAKKSAKKAKKSAKKAAKKAAPKKAAKSAKKAVKQAAPKKAAKKAAPKKAKAAPAPKPSAPVAPAPAPEPAAETSWAMPSSSAEPTPADGQG; encoded by the coding sequence ATGGCGAAAGCGAAGAAGAAGAAAAGCAAGAAGGCCAAAAAGGCCAAGAAGGTTGTAGCGGCGAAGAAGACCGCGAGGAAAGCAGCCAAGAAGTCCGCGAAGAAGTCTGCCAAGAAAGCCAAGAAGTCGGCCAAGAAAGCTGCGAAGAAGGCCGCGCCGAAGAAGGCTGCGAAGTCGGCCAAGAAGGCTGTGAAGCAGGCTGCGCCGAAGAAGGCTGCGAAGAAAGCAGCACCGAAGAAAGCGAAGGCAGCTCCCGCGCCGAAGCCGTCAGCGCCGGTGGCGCCGGCTCCGGCTCCCGAGCCCGCTGCCGAGACGAGCTGGGCGATGCCTTCGTCTTCTGCGGAGCCGACGCCGGCCGACGGGCAAGGCTAG